In the Mycobacteriales bacterium genome, GCGACGGCCTCGTCGACCTCGGCTGCGGTCCACGGGCCGTAGCCGTTGATGCGCGTCAGCACCCGACCGTCGGTCGCGGCACGGACCACGGAAAGGTCGGCGGGCGTGTCGGCGTTGATCTGGGTGTCGTGGCCCTGCTGGCGGCGGGCCTTGCCGCGCCGCTCCCAGTCGAGGATGACCCCATCGGCGCCGGCGCGCACGAGGTCGCGGGCGAGAGCCGGCCGGGCGGTGAAGACGAAGAGCTGCACGCGAGCCAGGTTAGGGCATCCTCACCTAACCAGGCGGGCCGCCCCCAGCTCGCCGGTCCAGCGTCGCGCGAGGTCGTGCTCGACACCGAGGACGTCGAGCACGCGGTGAGGGCGGCGAGCAAGGCGAAGGGGAGCGCGAAGACCGAGTGCTCGATGACGACGAGGCGCAGGAACGCGCGGACCCGGCCCGAGCGGGCGACCTCGTCGGCGAGGCCGGCGGCGGCGTGCGGCGCGGTCATGCCCCGGCCGGCCCCTCGACAGGTCCGTCGCCCGGGTCCTCACCGGTGCGGCCGTCGGCGAGCTCGCAGAGCAGGTCGAGGTGGCCGAGGTGGCGTGCGGTCTCCTCGACGAGGTGCAGGTAGACCCAGCGCAGCGACCGGTCGCCTCGGGTCGAGAGCGCGTCCAGCGGAAGGTCGGCGATCGCCGCGTCGCAGCGCGCGCACTCGGCGCGGTAGGCGTCGAGCAGGTCGGCCAGCGCGACGTCGTCGGGGACGTGCAGCTCGCCGTCCGGGTCGGCCTCGGTCCAGTCGAAGGACAGGCCCTGCTCGCCGACCATGACGTCGCGCCACCAGGAGCGCTCGACGTTCTCGAGGTGGCGGACGATGCCGTGGACCGTCA is a window encoding:
- a CDS encoding DinB family protein; its protein translation is MIATPGNGGERASLQAYLDRQRELVHWKLAGLSNDDARAVATPSGLTVHGIVRHLENVERSWWRDVMVGEQGLSFDWTEADPDGELHVPDDVALADLLDAYRAECARCDAAIADLPLDALSTRGDRSLRWVYLHLVEETARHLGHLDLLCELADGRTGEDPGDGPVEGPAGA